One genomic window of Nakamurella panacisegetis includes the following:
- a CDS encoding ABC transporter permease gives MTITTPALAAGASPADAAKGPKSGTGRGPYLARRLGLLALTLWAAATLNFILPRLMPGSPADAAIAKLAQSGPVSPATKAAIEAQLGVPTGNVWSQYWHYLGSIVRLDFGVSYTFFPESVSSLIAKALPWTLILVGLVTIVAFVVGTLIGVLAAWRRGTWRDSLPTLSGSFMSAFPYFWTALLLLFFLGYVFRWFPTSGAYSRDVSPNLSWSFIGDAAYHSVLPALTILITSLGGWILGMRNTMINTLGEDYVTFAEANGLRPRTVALKYAARNAILPNLTSFGLALGGVVGGSLLVERVFNYPGVGYLLYNAVVNQDFPLMQALFLMITTSVLLANFLVDILYGFLDPRTRR, from the coding sequence ATGACGATCACCACACCGGCGCTGGCCGCCGGGGCGTCGCCGGCCGATGCCGCCAAAGGACCGAAGTCCGGCACCGGGCGCGGCCCCTATCTGGCCCGCCGACTCGGCCTGCTCGCTCTGACGCTCTGGGCCGCAGCCACTCTCAACTTCATCCTGCCGCGCCTGATGCCCGGTTCGCCGGCCGACGCGGCCATCGCCAAACTGGCCCAGAGCGGCCCGGTCAGCCCGGCCACCAAGGCGGCGATCGAAGCGCAGCTCGGCGTGCCGACGGGCAACGTCTGGAGTCAGTACTGGCATTACCTGGGGAGCATCGTCCGGCTCGATTTCGGGGTGTCGTACACCTTCTTCCCGGAGTCGGTGTCGAGCCTGATCGCGAAGGCGCTTCCCTGGACCCTGATCTTGGTCGGTCTGGTCACCATCGTGGCGTTCGTCGTTGGCACGCTGATCGGCGTACTGGCAGCCTGGCGGCGGGGCACCTGGCGCGATTCGCTGCCGACGCTGTCCGGTTCGTTCATGTCGGCCTTCCCGTACTTCTGGACGGCCCTGCTTCTGTTGTTCTTCCTGGGCTACGTGTTCCGGTGGTTCCCCACGTCCGGCGCGTACAGCCGGGACGTCTCCCCGAATCTGTCCTGGAGCTTCATCGGCGACGCGGCCTACCACTCGGTGCTACCCGCACTGACGATCCTGATCACCTCGCTCGGCGGCTGGATCCTGGGCATGCGGAACACGATGATCAACACCCTGGGCGAGGACTACGTGACCTTCGCCGAGGCGAACGGTCTGCGTCCGCGGACGGTCGCGCTGAAGTACGCGGCGCGCAACGCCATCCTGCCGAACCTCACGTCCTTCGGCCTCGCGCTGGGCGGCGTCGTCGGCGGATCCCTCTTGGTGGAACGGGTGTTCAACTATCCGGGGGTCGGATATCTGCTCTACAACGCGGTGGTGAACCAGGATTTCCCGCTGATGCAGGCGCTGTTCCTGATGATCACCACCAGCGTGCTGCTGGCCAACTTCCTGGTCGACATCCTGTACGGATTCCTGGACCCGAGGACGCGCCGATGA
- a CDS encoding glycoside hydrolase family 1 protein: MPQFPEEFLWGAATAAHQVEGNNVNSDWWVLEHAPGSAIAEPSGDACDSYHRYREEMAILARLGFNSYRFSLEWARIEPEPGFFSLAEIDHYRRMVAACHEFGLTPVVTMLHFTVPRWMRDRGMWRHPEAAQAFGRYVEKALDVVSDGVEWVCTINEPNIAAMLAGGENAANLVAHGLPAPDPLVAETLVAAHGIARKVLSTVPAIRSGWTVATQAFQAEPGCEDIALTYGHPREDFYLEAARGDDFVGVQAYTRTIIGPDGPRPVRTDVERTLTGWEFYPPALGIGVRNAWAVTGGVPVMVTENGIATDDDERRIAYTAGALAGLHDAMTDGVDVLGYLHWSALDNFEWASGYRPTFGLIAVDRKTFVRTPKPSAAWLGRVARTGTLPLS, translated from the coding sequence ATGCCGCAGTTTCCGGAGGAGTTCCTGTGGGGGGCGGCCACCGCGGCCCACCAGGTCGAGGGGAACAACGTCAACAGCGACTGGTGGGTGCTGGAACACGCCCCCGGGAGTGCGATCGCCGAGCCGAGTGGCGACGCCTGCGACAGCTATCACCGGTACCGCGAGGAAATGGCGATCCTGGCCAGGCTGGGTTTCAATTCCTACCGCTTCAGCCTGGAATGGGCCCGGATCGAGCCGGAACCGGGATTCTTCTCGCTGGCCGAGATCGACCACTACCGGCGGATGGTCGCGGCCTGTCACGAGTTCGGGCTCACGCCGGTGGTCACCATGCTGCATTTCACCGTTCCGCGGTGGATGCGGGATCGCGGGATGTGGCGGCATCCGGAGGCGGCTCAGGCCTTCGGCCGGTACGTCGAGAAAGCCCTGGACGTCGTGTCCGACGGCGTCGAATGGGTCTGCACCATCAACGAGCCGAACATCGCGGCTATGCTCGCCGGCGGCGAGAATGCGGCGAATCTGGTCGCCCATGGCCTGCCCGCCCCCGACCCTTTGGTCGCCGAGACACTCGTGGCCGCGCATGGCATCGCCCGCAAGGTGCTGTCAACGGTGCCGGCCATCCGGAGCGGCTGGACGGTGGCGACCCAGGCGTTCCAGGCCGAACCGGGGTGTGAGGACATCGCCCTGACCTATGGGCATCCCCGGGAGGACTTCTATCTGGAGGCCGCGCGCGGCGACGACTTCGTCGGCGTGCAGGCCTACACGCGGACCATCATCGGACCCGACGGGCCACGTCCGGTCCGGACGGATGTCGAGAGGACGCTCACCGGATGGGAGTTCTATCCACCCGCCCTGGGTATCGGAGTGCGCAATGCCTGGGCCGTGACCGGCGGGGTGCCGGTGATGGTGACCGAGAACGGCATCGCTACCGACGACGACGAGCGACGGATCGCCTACACCGCCGGTGCGTTGGCCGGCTTGCACGACGCCATGACAGACGGGGTGGACGTGCTCGGCTATCTGCACTGGAGCGCCCTGGACAACTTCGAGTGGGCGTCCGGCTACCGGCCCACCTTCGGCCTCATCGCCGTCGACCGCAAGACGTTCGTCCGCACCCCGAAGCCCAGCGCCGCCTGGCTGGGGCGCGTGGCCCGGACCGGAACCCTCCCGCTCAGCTGA
- a CDS encoding ABC transporter ATP-binding protein: protein MSLLSVENLSVRYDPRGAQPVLAVDDVSFELQQGEFVGLVGESGSGKSTLGFALTRLSKPPAHIVGGRIDFDGRDVAGIGDEELRTMRHGGFAMVLQSGMNALNPVRTVGHHFGDIFAAHSHVAKGARKARAVELLGKVELPASVLDRYPGELSGGMRQRVSIALALSLEPKLMVFDEPTTALDVLVQHAVMDTITTLQKQENFTAILISHDLGVVLEATERVMVMKDGVIVEDNSAPEILRNPRHEYTRMLLSHYGDPRAETVELPGLARRTATAASPADVSGRVQGAHDAFVVEHLRKVFPPPRRGEAAVTAVDDVSFTLEPGESMALVGASGSGKSTIAKLITGVEVPTSGTIRFGRLTVDRLNRKRLRELHSQVQMVFQDPYAALNPLHTVEYILTRPVKNMSGLTGGAVRARVLELLDTVGLTPVEQFAAKLPHQLSGGQRQRVVIARALACNPQVIIADEPVSMLDVSLRAGVLALLEDLRVRWGVSMLYITHDLLSARVVTDRILVLNKGSVVESGQTAEVLQHPKDDYTITLLNAVPRPTRALERVAPH, encoded by the coding sequence ATGAGCCTGCTCAGCGTGGAGAACCTCTCGGTGCGGTACGACCCGCGCGGGGCTCAGCCGGTGCTCGCCGTCGACGACGTCAGTTTCGAACTGCAGCAGGGTGAATTCGTGGGCCTGGTCGGTGAGTCCGGCTCGGGGAAGTCCACGCTCGGGTTTGCCCTGACCCGGCTTTCGAAGCCGCCGGCCCACATCGTCGGGGGCCGGATCGATTTCGACGGCCGGGACGTCGCGGGTATCGGTGACGAGGAACTGCGGACCATGCGGCACGGCGGATTCGCCATGGTGCTGCAGTCGGGCATGAACGCCCTGAACCCGGTCCGTACCGTCGGGCACCATTTCGGCGACATCTTCGCCGCCCACTCCCATGTGGCCAAGGGCGCCCGCAAGGCCCGGGCGGTGGAACTGCTGGGGAAGGTCGAACTGCCGGCATCGGTCCTGGATCGCTACCCGGGTGAACTGTCCGGCGGTATGCGGCAACGGGTGTCGATCGCACTGGCCCTGTCGCTGGAGCCGAAGCTGATGGTCTTCGACGAGCCGACCACCGCACTCGACGTGCTGGTCCAGCACGCCGTCATGGACACCATCACGACGCTGCAGAAGCAGGAGAACTTCACCGCCATCTTGATCAGCCACGACCTCGGAGTGGTGCTGGAGGCCACCGAGCGGGTCATGGTCATGAAGGACGGCGTGATCGTCGAGGACAACAGCGCCCCGGAGATCCTGCGCAATCCGCGGCACGAGTACACCCGGATGCTGCTCAGTCACTACGGCGATCCGCGCGCGGAGACCGTGGAGCTGCCTGGGCTGGCCCGGCGGACGGCAACCGCGGCCTCCCCGGCGGACGTCTCGGGTCGGGTGCAGGGTGCGCACGACGCGTTCGTCGTCGAGCATCTGAGAAAGGTATTTCCACCGCCGCGGCGCGGGGAGGCGGCGGTCACCGCGGTCGACGACGTGTCGTTCACCCTGGAGCCGGGGGAGTCGATGGCGCTGGTCGGCGCCAGTGGCAGCGGCAAGAGCACCATCGCCAAGCTGATCACCGGCGTCGAGGTCCCGACCTCGGGGACCATCCGCTTCGGACGGCTGACCGTCGACCGACTGAACCGGAAACGCCTGCGCGAGTTGCACTCCCAGGTCCAGATGGTGTTCCAGGATCCGTACGCGGCCCTCAATCCGCTGCACACGGTCGAGTACATCCTGACCCGGCCGGTGAAGAACATGTCGGGTCTGACCGGCGGAGCCGTTCGGGCGCGGGTGCTGGAATTGCTGGACACCGTCGGGCTGACGCCGGTCGAACAGTTCGCGGCGAAACTGCCCCACCAGCTCTCCGGCGGCCAACGGCAGCGGGTGGTCATCGCGCGGGCGTTGGCCTGCAACCCGCAGGTGATCATCGCCGACGAACCCGTCTCGATGCTGGACGTCTCGCTGCGGGCCGGCGTGCTGGCCCTGCTGGAGGACCTCCGGGTGAGATGGGGCGTCAGCATGCTCTACATCACGCACGACCTGCTGTCGGCGCGTGTGGTGACCGACCGGATCCTGGTGCTGAACAAGGGATCCGTCGTCGAATCGGGTCAGACCGCCGAGGTGCTCCAGCACCCGAAGGACGACTACACGATCACCCTGCTGAACGCCGTTCCCCGTCCGACCCGGGCCCTGGAGCGGGTCGCGCCGCACTGA
- a CDS encoding ABC transporter permease has product MTTHAESKPVPPAPVPPAATPDASGVAPNIPGPLSMLGRTVGVLWSNTKARIGLILLGFFVLVAIFAPLIAPYATDDNSFGRSLPGSSAHWFGTTAAGEDVLSQLISGARISVFVGFAAGLLSTVVAVVVGLLWGYLRNWVGDVINFVVNLFLVVPGLPLMIVIAAYLQNGGIAMIILVVVITGWAWGARVLRSQTQSLRSRDFVTAAVFSGEGTFRIVFREILPNMVSLIVASFFGAATAAILAEAGLEFLGLGDSSTVSWGTMLFWAQNSNALLRGQWALLFAPGLCIALLATSMTLINFGVDALSNPRLREGAGR; this is encoded by the coding sequence ATGACCACCCACGCCGAATCGAAGCCCGTTCCGCCGGCTCCCGTTCCGCCGGCGGCGACTCCGGACGCATCCGGGGTAGCGCCGAACATCCCCGGGCCGCTGAGCATGCTGGGTCGCACGGTCGGGGTGCTCTGGAGCAACACCAAGGCCCGCATCGGCCTGATCCTGCTCGGATTCTTCGTCCTGGTCGCGATCTTCGCGCCGCTCATCGCGCCGTACGCGACCGACGACAACAGTTTCGGCCGCAGCCTGCCCGGCAGTTCGGCCCACTGGTTCGGCACCACCGCCGCCGGTGAGGACGTGCTGAGCCAACTGATCTCCGGGGCGCGGATCTCGGTGTTCGTCGGTTTCGCGGCCGGGCTGCTGTCGACCGTCGTCGCGGTGGTGGTCGGGCTGCTGTGGGGCTATCTGCGGAACTGGGTCGGTGACGTCATCAACTTCGTGGTGAACCTGTTCCTGGTGGTGCCGGGCCTGCCGCTGATGATCGTCATCGCCGCCTATCTGCAGAACGGTGGGATCGCGATGATCATCCTGGTCGTGGTCATCACCGGGTGGGCCTGGGGCGCCAGAGTCCTGCGGTCTCAGACCCAGTCGTTGCGCAGCCGCGATTTCGTGACGGCCGCCGTATTCAGTGGGGAGGGTACGTTCCGCATCGTGTTCCGGGAGATCCTGCCGAACATGGTGTCGCTGATCGTGGCCAGCTTCTTCGGGGCGGCCACGGCCGCGATCCTGGCCGAGGCCGGCCTGGAGTTCCTCGGTCTCGGCGACTCGTCGACCGTCAGCTGGGGAACGATGCTGTTCTGGGCGCAGAACTCCAATGCGTTGCTGCGCGGCCAGTGGGCCCTGCTGTTCGCTCCCGGCCTGTGCATCGCCCTGCTGGCCACCTCGATGACGCTGATCAACTTCGGCGTCGATGCCTTGTCGAACCCGCGTCTGCGGGAAGGAGCTGGAAGATGA
- a CDS encoding ABC transporter substrate-binding protein — MKRLPLRRAPGRRRRVAAFLALTLATLLALSGCNIAVQGGSSGAGEPGAVLIAADTGSPTMARNFNPFASSARVGAKFMYEPLGVMNQIDGKDTMFLATGYRVENPTTIVFTIRRGVTWTDGADFTPADVAFTFGLLKAHVALDTTGVWQHVKSVAVSGDDVTFHLLGPDVPAAQIIENVPIVPQHIWSGVADPVTFTNQTPVVTGPYTLGTFNPNEYTLVKNDHYWQADKVAIDKLVFPGSNSQLDIVDNGYDWAYSFLTDVQNTWVKQNGGKNVYWYPPGGTIALFPNLTKAPFNNLNFRQALSYSLNRKQIADTAEQGYVQPAGQSGLLLPNQQKWLDPSLPNGGNISQDTAKALSYYQKAGYHQSGGKMVDASGRQLVLTITTANGYSDWLQGVQTVQKQLSALGISVKINQPQPAAYAQQQQNGTYDLIVGSYGGTGSVYQDFNNLLNSKFAAPIGTATTANYQRFKSPAADKLLAQYQATSDPATQLRIAHQLEQIVYTQLPAIGMFYGGLWGLFSNANFTGWPSQADPYAPPITWMSSVLLILTHLKKAS, encoded by the coding sequence GAGCCGGCGAGCCAGGCGCGGTGTTGATCGCCGCCGACACCGGTTCCCCGACCATGGCCCGGAACTTCAATCCGTTCGCCTCCTCGGCCCGTGTCGGCGCCAAGTTCATGTACGAGCCGCTCGGCGTCATGAACCAGATCGACGGCAAGGACACGATGTTCCTGGCCACCGGCTACCGGGTGGAGAATCCGACGACGATCGTCTTCACCATTCGGCGAGGGGTCACATGGACCGACGGAGCGGACTTCACGCCGGCGGATGTGGCATTCACCTTCGGATTGCTCAAGGCCCATGTCGCCCTGGACACCACCGGGGTCTGGCAGCACGTGAAATCCGTTGCGGTGTCAGGTGACGACGTCACCTTCCACCTGCTCGGGCCGGACGTGCCGGCCGCCCAGATCATCGAGAACGTGCCGATCGTTCCGCAGCACATCTGGTCCGGTGTGGCTGACCCGGTCACATTCACCAACCAGACGCCCGTGGTCACCGGTCCCTACACGCTGGGCACGTTCAATCCGAACGAATACACCCTGGTGAAGAACGACCACTACTGGCAGGCCGACAAGGTCGCCATCGACAAACTGGTCTTCCCCGGTTCCAACAGCCAGCTCGACATCGTGGATAACGGTTACGACTGGGCCTATTCGTTCCTCACCGACGTGCAGAACACCTGGGTGAAGCAGAACGGCGGCAAGAATGTCTACTGGTATCCGCCGGGCGGCACCATCGCGCTGTTCCCGAACCTGACGAAGGCGCCGTTCAACAACCTGAACTTCCGCCAGGCGCTGTCCTACTCGCTGAACCGCAAGCAGATCGCCGACACCGCCGAGCAGGGCTACGTCCAGCCGGCCGGGCAGAGCGGTCTGCTGCTGCCCAACCAGCAGAAGTGGCTCGATCCGTCGTTACCCAACGGCGGCAACATCTCCCAGGACACGGCCAAGGCGCTCTCGTACTACCAGAAGGCCGGGTACCACCAGAGCGGCGGCAAGATGGTCGACGCCTCGGGCCGGCAGCTCGTCCTGACCATCACCACGGCCAACGGCTATTCCGACTGGCTGCAAGGCGTGCAGACCGTGCAGAAGCAACTGTCCGCGCTCGGCATCAGCGTCAAGATCAACCAACCGCAACCCGCGGCCTACGCGCAGCAGCAGCAGAACGGCACCTACGACCTGATCGTCGGTTCCTACGGCGGCACCGGCTCGGTCTATCAGGACTTCAACAACCTGCTGAACTCGAAATTCGCCGCTCCGATCGGTACCGCAACGACGGCCAACTACCAACGGTTCAAAAGTCCCGCGGCCGACAAACTGCTGGCCCAGTACCAGGCGACGAGCGACCCGGCGACGCAGTTGCGGATCGCCCACCAGCTGGAGCAGATCGTCTACACACAGCTCCCGGCCATCGGGATGTTCTACGGCGGGCTGTGGGGGCTGTTCAGCAACGCCAATTTCACCGGCTGGCCCAGCCAGGCCGATCCGTACGCCCCGCCGATCACCTGGATGTCCTCCGTCCTGCTGATCCTGACTCATCTGAAGAAGGCGTCATGA
- a CDS encoding Kiwa anti-phage protein KwaB-like domain-containing protein: protein MTTATPAPAQPTEADLRGRVAALADPDALTVTLLLINGHRTDSPTVYDVPISTDLADALLNQVAETASAAADAELRPMQPGHTPAAHEWVHGTVDDGPLVDVEPMVLAATHLQYDRSTDFGRRSLLALRVRRRDGQDLGRLYQGFSPEKALAQHTKIMAVWTGERFASLDAQPLVIDRSLRLFVFGGETSTVVLMKSNSAYESLFGALPDLRARAASTYAATLGRLDIVGAEALQAACESDINMMRKLLSIQHKMDQPGYPEALDMPSVLSFLERNEHIDVPIDRSGNAPALVFSPQPQHRWALLKLLDDDFLRSDLTNINYEANSKIEVVRNRGDLS, encoded by the coding sequence GTGACCACTGCCACCCCTGCCCCCGCCCAGCCGACCGAGGCCGACCTGCGCGGCCGCGTGGCCGCGCTCGCTGATCCGGACGCCTTGACGGTCACCCTGCTGCTGATCAACGGCCATCGCACCGACTCGCCCACCGTGTACGACGTGCCGATCAGCACCGACCTGGCCGACGCGCTGCTCAACCAGGTGGCCGAGACCGCCTCCGCCGCGGCCGACGCCGAGCTCCGCCCTATGCAACCCGGTCACACCCCGGCGGCCCACGAGTGGGTGCACGGGACGGTCGACGACGGCCCGCTGGTCGACGTGGAGCCGATGGTGCTCGCCGCGACCCACCTGCAGTACGACCGCTCCACCGACTTCGGTCGGCGGAGCCTGCTGGCCCTGCGGGTGCGTCGTCGGGACGGGCAGGATCTGGGGCGTCTCTACCAGGGCTTCTCGCCCGAGAAGGCGCTGGCCCAGCACACGAAGATCATGGCCGTCTGGACCGGCGAGCGGTTCGCCTCGCTCGACGCCCAGCCGCTGGTGATCGACCGGAGCCTGCGCCTGTTCGTCTTCGGTGGCGAGACGAGCACCGTGGTCCTGATGAAGAGCAACAGCGCCTACGAATCGCTGTTCGGTGCCCTGCCCGATCTGAGGGCCCGGGCGGCCTCCACCTATGCCGCGACCCTGGGCCGGCTCGACATCGTCGGCGCCGAGGCCCTGCAGGCCGCGTGCGAGAGCGACATCAACATGATGCGCAAGCTGCTGTCCATCCAGCACAAGATGGACCAGCCGGGCTACCCGGAGGCGCTGGACATGCCGAGCGTCCTGAGTTTCCTGGAACGCAACGAGCACATCGACGTCCCGATCGACCGGTCCGGGAATGCCCCGGCCCTGGTGTTCAGCCCGCAGCCGCAGCACCGCTGGGCCCTGCTCAAGCTGCTCGACGACGACTTCCTGCGCTCGGACCTGACCAACATCAACTACGAGGCGAACTCCAAGATCGAGGTGGTGCGCAACCGGGGGGACCTCAGCTGA